One segment of Sphingomonas telluris DNA contains the following:
- a CDS encoding helix-turn-helix transcriptional regulator: MENRVKANREGMGWSQGELARRLGVSRQTINAVETDKYDPSLPLALRMAKLFAVPVDQLFIDHWTAEDSK, encoded by the coding sequence ATGGAGAATCGGGTCAAGGCCAACCGCGAAGGCATGGGGTGGAGCCAGGGCGAGCTAGCCCGCCGCCTCGGCGTCTCGCGGCAGACGATCAACGCGGTTGAGACCGACAAATATGATCCGAGCCTCCCGCTGGCACTGCGCATGGCCAAGCTTTTCGCCGTGCCGGTCGACCAGCTGTTCATCGATCACTGGACCGCGGAGGATTCAAAATGA
- a CDS encoding SH3 domain-containing protein, with amino-acid sequence MLKRGVVTAFLVLAVAAPAAAQEKKPPYWASIASGEAMMRTGPGRNYPGTWLYKRRDLPIRVVKTYPNWRLIEDPEGTRGWMLVSLLSDRRTAIVKQGDPRPLYSKPDESSPVRYRAEVGVVGRIDHCRNNWCRIEIGKREGYIHTSEIWGVSEGEVID; translated from the coding sequence ATGCTGAAGCGGGGGGTCGTTACAGCGTTCCTGGTTCTTGCAGTGGCCGCACCGGCCGCCGCGCAGGAGAAGAAGCCGCCATATTGGGCGTCGATCGCGTCGGGTGAAGCGATGATGCGCACCGGACCCGGGCGAAATTACCCCGGCACCTGGCTCTACAAGCGGCGCGACCTGCCGATCCGCGTCGTGAAGACCTATCCGAATTGGCGGCTGATCGAGGACCCGGAAGGGACCCGCGGCTGGATGCTCGTCTCGTTGCTGAGCGACCGCCGCACGGCGATCGTCAAGCAGGGCGATCCGCGGCCTCTTTACTCCAAGCCCGACGAAAGCAGCCCGGTCCGTTATCGTGCGGAAGTGGGGGTGGTCGGCCGCATCGATCATTGCCGCAATAATTGGTGCCGCATCGAGATCGGGAAGCGCGAAGGCTATATCCACACGTCCGAAATCTGGGGCGTCAGCGAAGGCGAAGTCATCGACTAA
- a CDS encoding thiolase family protein: MATTAEDPTVILSIARTPMGSMQGALADVSATDLGATAVKAAVERAGVSGEDIDRIYMGCVLPAGLGQAPARQAAIKAGLPKSVQATTVNKVCGSGMQTVIMGDEAIRTGNADVIVAGGMESMTNAPYLLKKHRSGARIGHDTAYDHMFLDGLEDAYEEGRAMGSFAQCTADEYQLTRESMDQYAIESLSRAKAAIDNGGFKDEIVPVTIKSRAGETVVDTDEAPGRGRPDKIPQLKPAFSKEGTITAATSSSISDGAAAVVLTRESVASAKGLDPVARIVATAAHAQEPAQFTVAPIGAIDKVLKKAGWSVSDVDLWEVNEAFACVAMFAMKDLGIPHEKINVHGGATALGHPIGASGTRILVTLVNALKGRGLKRGVASLCIGGGEATAVAVELV; encoded by the coding sequence ATGGCCACCACCGCTGAAGATCCCACCGTCATCCTGTCGATCGCCCGCACCCCGATGGGCTCGATGCAGGGCGCACTCGCCGACGTTTCCGCGACCGATCTCGGCGCGACCGCCGTCAAGGCAGCCGTCGAGCGCGCCGGAGTGAGCGGCGAAGACATCGACCGCATCTACATGGGCTGCGTGCTTCCGGCCGGTCTCGGCCAGGCCCCGGCCCGCCAGGCCGCAATCAAGGCCGGCCTGCCGAAGTCCGTCCAGGCGACCACGGTCAACAAGGTCTGCGGCTCCGGCATGCAGACGGTTATCATGGGCGACGAAGCCATCCGCACCGGCAACGCCGACGTGATCGTCGCGGGCGGCATGGAGTCGATGACCAACGCTCCGTATTTGCTGAAGAAGCACCGTTCGGGTGCCCGCATCGGCCATGACACGGCCTACGACCACATGTTCCTCGACGGACTCGAGGATGCCTATGAGGAAGGCCGTGCGATGGGCAGCTTCGCCCAGTGCACCGCCGACGAATATCAGCTGACCCGTGAATCGATGGATCAATATGCCATCGAGAGCCTCAGCCGCGCCAAGGCGGCCATCGACAACGGCGGCTTCAAGGACGAAATCGTCCCCGTCACCATCAAGAGCCGCGCGGGCGAGACCGTCGTCGACACCGACGAGGCGCCGGGCCGTGGCCGCCCGGACAAGATCCCGCAGCTGAAGCCGGCCTTTTCGAAGGAAGGCACGATCACTGCAGCGACCAGCTCGTCCATCTCTGACGGCGCCGCCGCAGTAGTCCTGACCCGCGAGTCCGTCGCGAGCGCCAAGGGACTCGATCCGGTCGCGCGCATCGTGGCCACCGCCGCGCATGCGCAGGAGCCCGCGCAGTTCACGGTCGCCCCGATCGGCGCCATCGACAAGGTGCTCAAGAAGGCCGGCTGGAGCGTCAGCGACGTCGACTTGTGGGAAGTGAACGAGGCTTTTGCATGCGTCGCCATGTTCGCGATGAAGGACCTCGGCATTCCGCACGAGAAGATCAACGTTCACGGCGGCGCAACCGCGCTCGGTCACCCGATCGGCGCCAGCGGGACGCGCATTCTCGTGACGCTCGTCAACGCGCTGAAGGGCAGGGGCCTGAAGCGCGGCGTCGCTTCGCTCTGCATCGGCGGCGGCGAGGCCACGGCGGTCGCGGTCGAGCTCGTCTAA
- a CDS encoding isovaleryl-CoA dehydrogenase has product MSDAPFDFQLGEMADTIRETTQRFAADKIAPIAAEIDEKDEFPRHLWPQMGELGLHGITVDEEDGGLGLGYLEHVVAQEEVARASASVGLSYGAHSNLCVNQIRRWANPEQKQKYLPKLISGEHVGALAMSEAGAGSDVVGMKLKAEKVGNGYRLNGTKFWITNGSEADTLVVYAKTGEGSRGITAFMIEKGMDGFSIGQKVDKLGIRGSPTAELVFDDCFVPPENILGEENKGVEVLMSGLDYERTVLAGMQIGIMQACLDVVIPYVRDRKQFGKPIGTFQLMQAKIADMYVALNSARAYVYQVAKACDAGKTTRHDAAGAILLASENAVKVANEAVQALGGAGYTKDWPVERYYRDAKLLDIGAGTNEIRRMLIGRELIGV; this is encoded by the coding sequence ATGTCCGACGCGCCTTTTGATTTTCAGCTCGGCGAGATGGCCGACACAATCCGTGAAACCACGCAGCGCTTCGCTGCGGACAAGATCGCGCCGATCGCCGCGGAGATCGACGAGAAGGACGAATTCCCGCGCCACCTCTGGCCGCAGATGGGCGAGCTCGGCCTTCACGGGATCACGGTCGACGAAGAAGATGGCGGCCTTGGGCTCGGCTATCTCGAGCATGTCGTCGCGCAGGAGGAAGTCGCACGGGCTTCGGCGTCCGTCGGCCTCAGCTACGGCGCGCACTCGAACCTGTGCGTCAACCAGATCCGCCGCTGGGCGAACCCGGAGCAGAAGCAGAAATATCTGCCCAAGCTCATCAGCGGTGAGCATGTCGGCGCGCTTGCGATGAGCGAGGCGGGCGCGGGGAGCGACGTCGTCGGCATGAAGCTGAAGGCCGAGAAGGTCGGCAACGGCTACCGACTCAACGGCACCAAGTTCTGGATCACCAACGGGTCGGAAGCCGACACGCTGGTCGTCTACGCCAAGACGGGCGAGGGCAGCCGCGGCATTACCGCCTTCATGATCGAGAAGGGCATGGACGGCTTCTCGATCGGCCAGAAGGTCGACAAGCTCGGCATTCGCGGTTCGCCGACCGCTGAGCTGGTGTTCGACGACTGCTTCGTTCCGCCCGAGAACATCTTGGGCGAAGAGAACAAGGGCGTCGAAGTGCTGATGAGCGGCCTTGATTACGAGCGGACCGTGCTTGCCGGCATGCAGATCGGCATCATGCAAGCATGCCTCGACGTCGTCATTCCCTACGTCCGTGATCGAAAGCAGTTCGGAAAGCCGATCGGCACCTTCCAGCTGATGCAGGCCAAGATCGCCGACATGTACGTCGCGCTGAACTCAGCGCGCGCTTACGTGTACCAGGTCGCGAAGGCGTGCGACGCGGGCAAGACGACGCGCCATGACGCGGCAGGCGCAATCCTTCTGGCGTCGGAGAACGCCGTGAAGGTCGCCAACGAGGCGGTGCAGGCGCTTGGCGGGGCCGGCTACACCAAGGATTGGCCGGTCGAGCGGTACTATCGCGACGCGAAGCTGCTCGACATCGGCGCAGGCACGAACGAGATCCGCCGGATGCTCATCGGCCGGGAGCTTATCGGGGTCTGA
- a CDS encoding calcium-binding protein, with product MSGNDHINGGDYYDYLVGFAGDDIIDGGDAVDYASYVFSPNGVHVSLAVNGPQDTGHGTDTLINIEGLVGSLFADTLTGGAANDLIHGMAGDDHIYGAEGSDLLLGYEGDDYIDGGTLGDQMLGGEGDDTFIVDDLSDDVTEYANQGTDTIISSVSYNLYPTSSEVENISLVGTADVDAVGNSLDNTFIGNRGANALTGWGGNDSLQGNGGNDTLDGGPGSDVLNGGDGNDALSGGEGNDTLDGGSGGDAMEGGVGDDVYYVGNAFDQVIEAPESGNDKVYSSASYTLGANVESLQLLGSSSINGTGNELDNKLTGNSGANVFDGGLGADTLDGGSGADVLRGGAGNDIYYVDAAGDQIVEVASSGNDSVNSSVTYALGDFVENLRLTGGSNVDGTGNNLNNLLVGNSGANVLDGRAGADKMGGGAGNDTYYVDNAGDQVVENASSGSDTVYSSISYSLGENVETLRLVGSSAITATGNSLDNVIAGNSGANTLQGGAGNDKLYGAKGTDQLWGGSGADEFAFGAGQFGGFTAATAERIHDFSHAEGDRIGLDQMDANTLIAGNQSFTFIGNQSFHNIAGELRTVQSASFTYVYGDTNGDGIADFLVLLDGVQLLSGADFIL from the coding sequence CTGTCGGGCAATGACCATATCAACGGCGGTGACTATTACGACTATCTCGTAGGATTCGCCGGGGACGACATCATCGATGGCGGAGATGCGGTTGATTACGCTTCCTACGTCTTCTCACCAAACGGCGTTCACGTTTCGCTTGCCGTGAACGGCCCTCAGGATACCGGTCACGGAACTGATACTCTCATCAATATCGAAGGTCTGGTTGGTAGCCTCTTTGCCGACACCCTGACTGGAGGTGCCGCAAACGACCTGATTCACGGGATGGCGGGCGACGACCATATTTATGGTGCCGAGGGCAGTGATCTCCTGCTGGGGTATGAAGGAGACGACTATATCGATGGAGGCACCCTTGGGGATCAGATGTTGGGTGGCGAAGGCGACGACACATTCATCGTCGACGACCTATCCGACGACGTCACGGAATACGCGAACCAAGGTACGGACACCATCATCTCATCCGTTAGCTATAATCTCTACCCCACTAGTTCTGAAGTTGAGAACATTTCGCTGGTGGGAACCGCTGACGTCGATGCCGTCGGCAACAGTCTAGACAACACTTTCATTGGAAATCGGGGTGCCAACGCCCTCACAGGCTGGGGTGGCAACGACTCTCTTCAGGGAAATGGTGGCAACGACACGCTGGATGGCGGTCCGGGCTCCGACGTTCTCAATGGAGGCGACGGAAACGACGCGTTATCTGGGGGCGAGGGTAACGATACGCTCGACGGCGGCAGTGGCGGTGACGCGATGGAGGGCGGAGTTGGCGACGATGTGTACTACGTCGGCAATGCATTTGATCAAGTGATCGAAGCACCGGAGTCTGGGAACGACAAGGTATACAGCTCGGCGAGCTATACGCTCGGTGCGAACGTCGAAAGCCTTCAGTTGCTCGGATCGAGCTCGATCAACGGCACCGGCAACGAGCTCGACAATAAGCTGACCGGGAATTCTGGCGCAAACGTATTCGATGGCGGCCTCGGTGCAGATACACTCGATGGCGGCTCGGGTGCCGACGTTCTGCGAGGAGGCGCCGGCAACGATATTTATTACGTCGATGCCGCTGGTGATCAGATCGTCGAAGTGGCTTCGTCGGGTAACGACAGCGTGAATAGCTCTGTTACTTACGCACTGGGGGATTTCGTTGAAAACCTGCGGCTGACTGGCGGGAGCAACGTCGATGGTACCGGCAATAATTTGAATAACCTGCTGGTGGGAAACTCCGGCGCCAACGTACTCGACGGGCGCGCCGGTGCTGACAAGATGGGCGGCGGTGCCGGCAACGATACGTACTATGTGGACAACGCCGGCGACCAGGTAGTCGAGAATGCGAGTTCCGGCAGCGATACGGTTTACAGTTCGATCAGCTACTCGCTCGGCGAAAACGTTGAGACCTTGCGGCTCGTGGGCTCCTCCGCGATCACTGCAACCGGCAACAGTCTCGATAATGTCATCGCCGGCAATAGCGGCGCAAACACGCTCCAAGGCGGCGCGGGAAACGATAAGCTTTACGGAGCAAAGGGCACCGACCAGCTATGGGGCGGTTCAGGTGCCGATGAGTTTGCGTTCGGCGCTGGACAGTTTGGCGGCTTCACTGCGGCCACCGCCGAGCGCATTCATGACTTCAGCCATGCAGAAGGCGATCGCATTGGCCTCGACCAGATGGATGCGAACACGTTGATCGCGGGCAATCAGAGCTTCACGTTTATCGGCAACCAATCATTCCACAATATCGCCGGCGAGCTTCGGACCGTGCAGTCAGCTAGCTTCACGTACGTTTACGGCGATACCAACGGCGACGGCATCGCCGACTTCCTGGTCCTGCTCGACGGCGTCCAATTGCTGAGCGGAGCAGACTTCATTCTCTGA
- a CDS encoding lysozyme inhibitor LprI family protein, with product MSKIVWCAFLVLACGSSVAAAPRPDPWAEQASAEASAKLVLSQCLQRAESTPPDHSEPCVRAVYLKCESEHGTMSQHDLNDCAYFSRYAWEDRLAKLRAWLLSAKTIDAKFGEAGPMVQRFEESERHWDDWNRADCEMQAALSEGGTMHSLEIGICLPDHAAHRARELEGMSFWWSKIYDLPGSPLYE from the coding sequence GTGTCGAAGATCGTGTGGTGCGCGTTCCTGGTACTCGCCTGCGGATCGAGCGTCGCAGCGGCACCTCGACCCGATCCGTGGGCGGAACAAGCGAGCGCCGAAGCGAGCGCGAAGCTTGTCCTCTCGCAGTGCCTCCAGCGTGCAGAGAGCACACCGCCGGACCACTCGGAGCCCTGCGTCAGAGCCGTCTACCTGAAGTGCGAATCCGAGCACGGAACCATGAGCCAGCACGACCTCAACGATTGCGCTTACTTTTCGCGGTACGCGTGGGAAGATCGGCTTGCAAAGTTGAGGGCGTGGCTGCTGAGCGCAAAGACCATCGATGCGAAGTTCGGGGAGGCTGGACCGATGGTTCAGCGGTTCGAGGAAAGCGAACGGCATTGGGACGATTGGAACAGGGCAGACTGCGAGATGCAGGCTGCCTTATCCGAAGGCGGGACCATGCATTCGCTGGAAATCGGCATCTGCCTGCCCGATCATGCGGCGCATCGCGCGCGGGAACTCGAAGGCATGAGCTTCTGGTGGAGCAAGATCTACGACCTGCCCGGAAGTCCGCTGTACGAATGA
- a CDS encoding RidA family protein, whose amino-acid sequence MKYAIGMAVLLSAAAANAQPQRPAVEYFPAPALNGRPAPFSTAVRVGDVLYLSGQIGIGPDSKLPDTFEGQAKQTMENVGAALKARGLGWGDVFKCTVMIADMKNWPAFNAVYVPYFPAGKLPARSAFGANGLALGAGLELECLAYAGPAKGQ is encoded by the coding sequence ATGAAATATGCGATTGGCATGGCTGTGCTGCTGAGTGCAGCGGCCGCGAATGCTCAGCCCCAGCGGCCCGCAGTCGAATATTTTCCCGCTCCCGCATTGAATGGCCGCCCAGCTCCGTTCTCGACGGCCGTGCGCGTCGGAGACGTCCTCTATCTCTCCGGACAGATCGGCATTGGTCCTGACAGCAAGCTGCCGGACACGTTCGAGGGCCAGGCCAAGCAGACCATGGAAAATGTCGGCGCCGCGTTGAAGGCGAGGGGGCTCGGCTGGGGCGACGTCTTCAAGTGCACGGTGATGATCGCCGACATGAAGAACTGGCCCGCGTTCAATGCTGTGTACGTGCCCTACTTCCCTGCCGGGAAGCTTCCGGCACGCAGCGCCTTCGGGGCCAACGGGCTTGCGCTAGGGGCTGGGCTCGAACTCGAATGCCTTGCTTACGCGGGACCAGCGAAGGGGCAGTAG